A single Ascaphus truei isolate aAscTru1 unplaced genomic scaffold, aAscTru1.hap1 HAP1_SCAFFOLD_1566, whole genome shotgun sequence DNA region contains:
- the LOC142476319 gene encoding LOW QUALITY PROTEIN: platelet-activating factor acetylhydrolase IB subunit alpha1-like (The sequence of the model RefSeq protein was modified relative to this genomic sequence to represent the inferred CDS: inserted 1 base in 1 codon; deleted 1 base in 1 codon), translating into MSDKDTNPAAVPTAMPDVHGDGRWRSLHNHFVCDSKDKEPEVVFIGDSNVQLLHQLEVWRELFSPLHALNFGGGGDGTQHVLWRLENGEMEHIKPKIIVLWVGTYNQGHSAEQISGGIETIVHRMEERQPQATVIVLGLLPRGKYPNPLRDRNSQVNARLAQTLPXLPNARFLDIDPGFVHSDGTISHHDMYDYLHLSRLGYTRVCRPLHCMLLQLLEAGGAPADQ; encoded by the exons ATGAGTGACAAGGACACGAACCCCGCTGCCGTCCCAACCGCGATGCCAGACGTGCACGGTGACGGGCGCTGGCGCTCACTG CACAATCACTTTGTGTGTGACAGTAAGGATAAGGAGCCTGAGGTTGTGTTCATCGGGGATTCTAACGTCCAACTTCTGCACCAGCTCGAG gtCTGGAGGGAGCTCTTCTCTCCGCTGCATGCGCTGAATTTTGGTGGGGGGGGCGATGGGACGCAGCACGTTCTGTGGAGATTGGAGAACGGGGAAATGGAACATATCAAACCCAAG ATAATCGTGCTTTGGGTGGGCACGTACAATCAGGGTCACAGCGCTGAGCAGATCTCGGGCGGGATTGAGACAATCGTCCATCGCAtggaggagaggcagccccaggccACTGTCATCGTGCTGg GTTTGCTTCCGCGGGGTAAGTACCCGAACCCCTTGCGGGACAGGAACAGTCAGGTTAATGCCCGGTTGGCGCAGACGCTGC CTCTGCCCAACGCGCGCTTCCTGGACATCGATCCCGGCTTCGTGCACTCGGACGGGACAATCAGCCACCACGACATGTATGACTATCTGCACCTGAGCCGGCTCGGATACACACGCGTGTGCCGTCCCCTGCACTGCATGCTGCTG CAGCTACTGGAGGCCGGGGGGGCACCCGCTGACCAGTAA